In Leucobacter insecticola, one DNA window encodes the following:
- a CDS encoding ATP-dependent DNA helicase RecG: MPTTTLDTRLDGVVGARTAKPLAKAFGVTTVGELLMHLPRRYSRRGELTPLLGLPIGEHVTVVAQVLDVKQRTMQRRRGSILEIRITDGTGSLVLTYFNQPWRAQELTAGRRGIFAGKVSAYRNQLQLQHPDYELFENREDAPGGAKLDEAAALAWAETPVPIYPATAQLTSWNIQKAIAVTLDALGPVEDPLPAEIRNSEEVIAFGPALELVHRPETEADWRRARDSLRFREAFELQLALLDRRRRNGLEASTPRPLGSSQGALARFDAALPFELTGDQRRAGETISAELAAPHPMHRLLQGEVGSGKTLIALRAMLQVSEGGGQSALLAPTEVLAAQHHRSIVEGLGPELSAELAPVLVTGRMPAAERKRALLALASGSAQIVVGTHALLSEGVSFFDLGLIVVDEQHRFGVEQREALRRKGAQPHVLAMTATPIPRTVALTAFGDLEVTTIRELPPGRKGIETYTVPELEMPNRAARVWARAGEDVAAGRQVYVVCPAISSTEAEAEGQGDAGAPEEPVTAEAAERAVASRPLANVADTVAEMRARPEFRGARIEGLSGGMSSSEKDRIMSGFASGEIHVLVATTVIEVGVNVPNASIMIVRDADRFGVSQLHQLRGRVGRGEHAGLCLLMTTAEQGTLARERVEAVASTSDGFELAEIDLKLRREGDILGTAQSGGKSTLRLLRVAEHGELIAHAREVAAALLEQDPELTDAPGLAARIARAREAQLLDNLAKS, translated from the coding sequence ATGCCCACGACGACCCTCGACACTCGCCTCGATGGTGTTGTTGGCGCGCGCACGGCAAAACCGCTCGCGAAGGCGTTTGGTGTGACCACGGTAGGCGAACTGCTCATGCACCTGCCCAGGCGGTACTCCCGACGGGGCGAACTGACGCCGCTCCTCGGTCTCCCGATCGGGGAGCATGTGACCGTCGTCGCGCAGGTGCTCGACGTCAAGCAACGCACGATGCAGCGCCGCCGCGGGAGCATCCTTGAGATCCGCATCACCGACGGCACGGGTTCCCTGGTGCTGACCTATTTCAATCAGCCGTGGCGGGCGCAAGAACTCACTGCCGGGCGGCGCGGGATCTTCGCGGGCAAGGTCAGTGCATACCGCAACCAGCTGCAGCTGCAGCACCCCGACTACGAGCTCTTTGAGAACCGTGAGGATGCTCCCGGCGGCGCGAAGCTTGATGAGGCGGCGGCGCTCGCCTGGGCAGAGACGCCGGTGCCGATTTACCCGGCGACCGCGCAGCTCACAAGCTGGAACATTCAGAAGGCCATTGCCGTGACGCTTGATGCGCTCGGTCCCGTTGAGGATCCGCTTCCCGCTGAGATCCGTAACTCGGAAGAAGTGATCGCCTTCGGACCGGCGCTCGAGCTTGTCCACCGGCCAGAGACCGAGGCCGATTGGCGCCGCGCACGTGACAGCCTCCGCTTCCGTGAAGCGTTTGAGCTGCAGCTCGCGCTGCTTGATCGCCGCCGCCGTAACGGACTCGAGGCGAGCACACCGCGCCCGCTCGGCAGTTCGCAGGGCGCCCTCGCGCGTTTCGACGCCGCGCTGCCCTTCGAACTGACCGGTGACCAGCGGCGTGCGGGGGAGACGATCTCTGCGGAACTCGCGGCGCCGCATCCGATGCACCGCCTGCTGCAGGGCGAGGTCGGTTCTGGCAAGACCCTTATCGCGCTGCGCGCGATGCTGCAGGTTTCCGAGGGCGGCGGCCAGAGCGCCCTGCTCGCGCCCACCGAGGTGCTTGCGGCGCAGCACCACCGATCAATCGTTGAGGGGCTCGGCCCGGAGCTCAGCGCCGAGTTGGCGCCGGTGCTCGTGACGGGGCGCATGCCCGCCGCCGAGCGCAAGCGCGCACTGCTGGCGCTCGCCTCGGGCAGCGCTCAGATCGTGGTCGGCACCCATGCGCTGCTCAGCGAGGGGGTCAGCTTCTTTGACCTCGGCCTGATCGTGGTTGATGAGCAGCACCGGTTTGGGGTTGAACAGCGCGAAGCGCTCCGCCGCAAGGGTGCCCAGCCTCACGTCCTTGCGATGACCGCCACCCCGATCCCGCGCACCGTCGCGCTGACGGCATTTGGTGATCTTGAAGTGACGACGATCAGGGAGTTGCCGCCGGGGCGCAAGGGCATTGAGACGTACACCGTCCCGGAACTCGAAATGCCCAACCGTGCGGCGCGGGTGTGGGCGCGGGCGGGCGAAGATGTTGCCGCGGGGCGACAGGTCTACGTGGTGTGCCCGGCGATCTCTTCGACTGAGGCAGAGGCAGAGGGCCAAGGTGACGCGGGTGCCCCGGAGGAGCCGGTGACGGCCGAGGCCGCAGAGCGTGCGGTAGCGTCGCGTCCGCTCGCGAATGTCGCCGATACGGTGGCCGAAATGCGCGCTCGCCCCGAGTTCCGTGGCGCCCGCATCGAGGGATTGAGCGGTGGCATGAGCTCAAGCGAAAAGGATCGGATCATGAGCGGCTTCGCGTCTGGAGAGATCCACGTGCTTGTCGCCACCACCGTGATCGAGGTCGGTGTGAACGTGCCGAATGCTTCGATCATGATCGTTCGCGATGCCGATCGTTTTGGTGTCTCTCAGCTGCACCAGTTGCGGGGGCGCGTGGGCCGCGGCGAACACGCAGGCCTGTGTCTCCTCATGACGACCGCCGAGCAAGGCACGCTCGCGAGGGAACGCGTCGAAGCGGTTGCTTCGACGAGTGACGGTTTTGAACTCGCTGAGATCGATCTGAAGCTGCGGCGAGAGGGTGACATCCTCGGCACCGCCCAGTCAGGCGGCAAATCGACCTTGCGACTACTCAGAGTCGCGGAGCACGGCGAACTCATTGCGCACGCGCGAGAGGTTGCGGCGGCGCTGCTCGAACAGGATCCCGAGCTGACAGATGCGCCAGGGCTTGCCGCCCGCATCGCGAGGGCCCGCGAGGCGCAACTGCTCGACAATCTCGCAAAGTCCTAG
- a CDS encoding CPBP family intramembrane glutamic endopeptidase translates to MTQVPPFQNRDQDGAARPDRLQRVPWGAVAVFVITACALAWLIALPLWIMGTKDPAFPVMLGLLASVMMFAPLLATLVVILVMKVPGKGARLRLLGLWPLRPAKRVVWLTVAAIFAPVVVVALSIAVAGILGWVTLDLTGFSGFAETVQASLPEGMSLPLPVGVLIALQFLSIPFGAVFNGLFAVGEEIGWRGWLLPALRPLGVWPALLVSGAIWGLWHSPVILLGYNFGLTDWRGVALMTIGCVFWGVLLGWSRLRSGSVWPAVFGHGALNASAGMAVILAAAGTELNPVLVSPLGAAGWIAVALVTLVLFLTGQFRKEPALAQDR, encoded by the coding sequence ATGACGCAAGTACCGCCGTTCCAAAACCGTGACCAGGATGGCGCAGCCCGTCCAGACCGACTGCAGCGCGTGCCGTGGGGAGCCGTCGCCGTGTTTGTTATCACGGCGTGTGCGCTCGCCTGGCTCATCGCGCTGCCGCTGTGGATCATGGGCACCAAGGATCCGGCCTTCCCCGTCATGCTCGGGCTGCTCGCGTCGGTGATGATGTTTGCGCCGCTGCTTGCAACGCTCGTGGTGATCTTGGTCATGAAGGTGCCTGGGAAAGGGGCACGTCTGCGCCTTCTTGGACTGTGGCCGCTGCGCCCGGCGAAGCGCGTGGTCTGGTTGACGGTCGCCGCGATTTTCGCGCCCGTGGTTGTTGTGGCGCTTTCGATCGCGGTGGCCGGGATTCTCGGCTGGGTGACGCTCGACCTGACAGGTTTCTCTGGCTTCGCAGAGACCGTGCAGGCGTCTCTGCCCGAGGGTATGTCGCTGCCGCTTCCGGTCGGCGTGCTGATCGCCCTGCAGTTTCTCTCGATCCCGTTCGGTGCCGTGTTCAACGGTCTGTTCGCTGTGGGGGAAGAGATCGGCTGGCGGGGCTGGCTGTTGCCGGCGCTGCGGCCGCTTGGCGTGTGGCCAGCGCTCCTCGTTTCAGGAGCGATCTGGGGTCTGTGGCATTCGCCCGTGATTCTGCTCGGCTACAACTTCGGCCTGACCGACTGGCGCGGCGTGGCGCTGATGACGATCGGGTGCGTGTTCTGGGGTGTGCTCCTGGGGTGGTCCCGCCTGCGCTCCGGTTCGGTGTGGCCGGCGGTGTTTGGACACGGGGCGCTCAACGCTTCAGCCGGGATGGCGGTGATTCTTGCCGCTGCGGGCACGGAGCTCAACCCAGTGCTCGTAAGCCCGCTCGGGGCTGCAGGGTGGATCGCTGTGGCGTTGGTCACGCTGGTGCTGTTCTTGACGGGCCAGTTTCGTAAAGAACCGGCTCTCGCTCAGGATCGCTGA
- a CDS encoding DUF1648 domain-containing protein, whose protein sequence is MNDMHDALTEEQSSELKRARRAARFVGLFLPLLVAVSGALIMALWVPRLPNPTATHWGMNGEPNGFGSPWFNVIGIFGISLFLSALSLLQSVQMLQKPGAAVWSAMNRLLPAIMLGAVVMIQVAIMLMMVP, encoded by the coding sequence ATGAATGACATGCACGACGCTTTGACCGAAGAACAAAGCAGTGAGCTGAAACGAGCCAGAAGGGCTGCCAGATTCGTCGGGCTGTTCTTGCCACTCCTCGTTGCCGTTTCCGGAGCACTGATAATGGCGCTATGGGTTCCGCGCCTCCCGAACCCAACCGCAACTCACTGGGGCATGAACGGTGAGCCGAATGGATTCGGTTCCCCGTGGTTCAACGTCATCGGCATCTTTGGCATTAGCCTGTTCTTGTCCGCGCTTTCCCTGCTGCAGAGCGTTCAGATGCTGCAGAAGCCCGGCGCCGCGGTTTGGTCCGCGATGAATCGTCTCCTCCCCGCGATCATGCTCGGGGCGGTTGTCATGATTCAAGTCGCGATCATGCTGATGATGGTCCCGTAG
- a CDS encoding GntR family transcriptional regulator, whose product MPFRIDESSERPIYAQIADAVRSDILQGNIVAGSALPPAKEVAIGLGINVHTVLRAYQLLRDEGLIDLKRRRGAVVTHGATAIAELRSEVQSLVERAATLGVSPDSLAALVAGTAPHSATHMTRALSGTARPNEPGEGVAI is encoded by the coding sequence GTGCCGTTTCGAATTGATGAGTCGAGCGAGCGGCCCATCTATGCCCAGATCGCCGACGCGGTTCGCAGTGACATTCTGCAGGGGAACATCGTTGCGGGATCCGCGCTTCCGCCCGCGAAGGAAGTCGCCATCGGTCTCGGGATCAATGTCCACACCGTCTTGCGCGCTTATCAGCTGCTGCGTGACGAGGGCCTGATTGACCTGAAACGCAGACGGGGTGCCGTGGTGACACATGGTGCGACGGCGATAGCCGAGTTGCGTTCCGAGGTGCAGTCGCTGGTGGAGCGTGCCGCGACGCTCGGGGTATCGCCCGATTCGCTTGCGGCATTGGTCGCAGGAACGGCGCCGCACAGTGCCACACACATGACCCGCGCGCTGTCGGGGACAGCGCGGCCAAATGAACCAGGGGAAGGGGTCGCCATATGA
- the rsmD gene encoding 16S rRNA (guanine(966)-N(2))-methyltransferase RsmD, which produces MTRIIAGAAGSLRLEVPKSGTRPTSGRVREAIFSTLDSWGFTDGTRVLDLYAGSGALGLEALSRGASEAVLVEKHPQAAQVADQNAKKVLAAIAAASRAGSGSGSAVPRADVIRQSVQSFLDAAPAEVLWDVALLDPPYDLVETELAANLTALAPILTPDAVVLVERDARSPEPSWPAALTLVRKKAYGDTVLWWAEPAA; this is translated from the coding sequence GTGACTAGAATCATCGCCGGGGCCGCCGGATCGCTGCGCCTCGAGGTGCCCAAGTCAGGCACGCGCCCCACCAGCGGCCGCGTGCGCGAGGCGATCTTCTCGACGCTCGACTCGTGGGGGTTCACCGACGGAACACGAGTCCTCGATCTGTATGCGGGATCCGGCGCTCTCGGACTCGAGGCGCTCAGCCGCGGTGCCAGCGAAGCGGTGCTCGTCGAGAAGCACCCTCAGGCCGCCCAGGTCGCCGACCAGAATGCGAAGAAGGTGTTGGCGGCGATCGCGGCGGCATCGAGGGCAGGATCCGGATCGGGATCCGCTGTGCCCCGCGCCGACGTGATCCGCCAGTCGGTGCAGTCATTTCTCGACGCCGCGCCGGCAGAGGTGCTGTGGGACGTTGCCCTGCTCGATCCCCCCTATGACCTTGTCGAGACCGAGCTCGCGGCGAATCTCACGGCGCTCGCCCCGATCCTGACCCCTGATGCGGTGGTGCTCGTCGAACGCGATGCACGCTCCCCCGAGCCCAGCTGGCCCGCCGCCCTCACGCTGGTGCGTAAAAAAGCCTACGGCGACACCGTGCTGTGGTGGGCTGAACCCGCTGCCTAA
- a CDS encoding NAD-dependent succinate-semialdehyde dehydrogenase: MALKPNEQALLDSVQTGLGIGGKWEASTSGATMDVQDPATGETIKTIADATVEDAVRALDAAVAAQDSWAATPTRERSNILRRAFDLLMERKEDFALLMSMEMGKPIAEARGEVNYGGEFLRWFSEEAVRVRGDYRDNPEGTGHMVVSHMPVGPTYFITPWNFPLAMATRKIAPALAAGCTVVIKPAALTPLTTIFFAQLLEEAGVPAGVVNVVPTSKSGAQSSAILSDPRLRKLSFTGSTPVGVKLLEAAAQNVLRTSMELGGNAPFIVFEDADLDRAVEGVLLAKFRNIGQACTAANRIIVHESVADEFARRVGEKVAAMTIGRGAEEGNDIGALVDAKAVSNTARLVADAVETGATIVTGGETIDGPGNFFQPTVIDNMSPQAAIMREEIFGPVLGIVRFSTEEEAVEIANNTEYGLISYVFTENIHRGHRMIEKLETGMMGLNTGLASNAAAPFGGVKQSGIGREGGFEGIHEFLSTKYTLIPRT, encoded by the coding sequence ATGGCATTGAAGCCCAACGAACAGGCGCTGCTCGACAGCGTGCAGACCGGCCTCGGCATCGGCGGCAAGTGGGAGGCCTCGACCTCCGGCGCGACGATGGACGTGCAGGATCCCGCCACCGGCGAGACCATCAAGACCATCGCGGATGCGACCGTTGAGGACGCCGTGCGCGCACTCGACGCGGCCGTTGCTGCGCAGGACTCATGGGCGGCAACGCCGACGCGCGAGCGCTCAAACATCCTGCGTCGCGCCTTCGACCTGCTGATGGAGCGCAAGGAAGACTTCGCGCTGCTCATGAGTATGGAGATGGGCAAGCCGATCGCTGAGGCGCGCGGTGAGGTCAACTACGGCGGCGAGTTCCTGCGCTGGTTCTCAGAGGAGGCTGTGCGGGTGCGCGGTGACTACCGCGACAACCCCGAGGGTACCGGGCACATGGTGGTCTCTCACATGCCGGTCGGCCCGACCTACTTCATCACCCCGTGGAACTTCCCGCTCGCAATGGCGACGCGGAAGATCGCCCCGGCTCTCGCCGCAGGGTGCACCGTGGTGATCAAGCCGGCCGCTTTGACGCCGCTGACCACCATCTTCTTCGCGCAGCTGCTCGAAGAGGCCGGGGTGCCTGCCGGTGTGGTCAACGTGGTGCCGACCTCAAAGTCGGGTGCGCAGTCGAGTGCGATCCTCTCCGATCCGCGTCTGCGCAAGCTGTCGTTCACGGGTTCCACGCCCGTCGGCGTGAAGCTGCTTGAGGCTGCCGCGCAGAACGTGCTGCGGACCTCGATGGAGCTCGGCGGCAACGCGCCGTTCATCGTCTTTGAAGACGCGGATCTCGACCGTGCGGTCGAGGGTGTGCTGCTCGCGAAGTTCCGGAACATCGGTCAGGCCTGCACCGCTGCGAACCGCATTATTGTGCACGAGTCCGTTGCGGACGAGTTCGCACGTCGCGTCGGCGAGAAGGTCGCCGCCATGACTATCGGTCGCGGCGCTGAAGAGGGCAACGACATCGGCGCACTGGTCGACGCGAAGGCCGTCAGCAACACCGCCCGTCTCGTGGCTGACGCCGTCGAGACCGGCGCAACGATCGTCACCGGTGGCGAGACGATCGACGGCCCGGGCAACTTCTTCCAGCCCACGGTGATCGACAACATGAGCCCGCAGGCTGCGATCATGCGCGAGGAGATCTTCGGGCCGGTGCTCGGGATCGTGCGCTTCTCCACCGAGGAGGAAGCCGTCGAGATCGCCAACAACACCGAGTACGGCCTGATCAGCTACGTGTTCACGGAGAACATCCACCGTGGTCACCGCATGATCGAGAAGCTTGAGACCGGCATGATGGGCCTCAATACCGGGCTCGCATCAAACGCCGCGGCACCCTTCGGTGGGGTCAAGCAGTCGGGTATCGGTCGCGAGGGTGGCTTCGAGGGCATTCACGAATTCCTCTCCACGAAGTACACGCTGATCCCGCGCACCTAG
- the gabT gene encoding 4-aminobutyrate--2-oxoglutarate transaminase, whose product MTQVVGGPSLPQERKLVTSIPGPKSQEMLARKNAAVAAGVGVALPVSIVAAGGGVMVDADGNSLIDLGSGIAVTGVGNSAPAVVEAVVNQVQQFTHTCFTVTPYDGYVKVAEKLNELTPGTHEKRSALFNSGAEAVENAIKIARHYTKKTAVVVFDHGYHGRTNLTMGMTAKNMPYKDGFGPFAPEVYRVPTSYPFRDGLSGADAAKVALTQIEKQVGAANLAAIIIEPIQGEGGFIAPAAGFLPALQEWATANNVVFILDEVQTGFARTGDMFAANHEGVVPDLMTTAKGIAGGLPLSAVTGRAEIMDSAHAGGLGGTYAGSPIACAAALATIDTYEKENLTERARQIGAIIDEFFGELAKNDDRIGEVRGRGAMKAVEFVVSGSQEPNAALTGAIAKQAGEQGVVLLTCGTYGNVVRFLPPLAISDELLREGLQVVADALAAN is encoded by the coding sequence ATGACTCAGGTTGTCGGCGGCCCCTCTCTGCCGCAGGAGCGCAAGCTTGTTACCAGCATCCCCGGCCCGAAATCGCAGGAGATGCTCGCCCGCAAGAACGCCGCGGTTGCCGCTGGCGTGGGTGTTGCTCTGCCCGTCTCGATCGTGGCAGCCGGTGGCGGAGTCATGGTTGACGCTGACGGTAACTCGCTCATCGACCTCGGATCCGGCATCGCGGTGACCGGCGTCGGCAACTCTGCCCCCGCGGTCGTTGAGGCGGTCGTGAACCAGGTGCAGCAGTTCACGCACACCTGCTTCACCGTGACCCCCTACGACGGCTACGTGAAGGTGGCGGAGAAGCTCAACGAGCTCACCCCCGGCACGCACGAGAAGCGCTCGGCGCTCTTCAACTCCGGTGCCGAAGCGGTCGAAAACGCGATCAAGATCGCGCGTCACTACACCAAGAAGACCGCCGTCGTGGTGTTCGATCACGGCTACCACGGCCGCACCAACCTGACGATGGGCATGACCGCAAAGAACATGCCCTACAAGGACGGCTTTGGCCCGTTCGCTCCCGAGGTCTACCGCGTGCCGACCTCCTACCCGTTCCGCGATGGCCTCTCCGGCGCTGACGCGGCGAAGGTTGCGCTGACGCAGATCGAAAAGCAGGTGGGTGCCGCGAACCTCGCCGCCATCATCATCGAGCCGATCCAGGGCGAGGGCGGCTTCATTGCTCCGGCCGCTGGCTTCCTGCCTGCGCTGCAGGAGTGGGCAACCGCGAACAACGTTGTCTTCATCCTCGACGAGGTGCAGACCGGCTTCGCTCGCACCGGCGACATGTTTGCTGCGAACCACGAGGGTGTTGTGCCCGACCTGATGACCACCGCAAAGGGCATCGCGGGCGGCCTGCCGCTGTCGGCCGTGACCGGCCGCGCCGAGATCATGGATTCCGCGCACGCCGGTGGCCTGGGTGGCACCTACGCGGGGAGCCCGATTGCGTGCGCAGCCGCGCTCGCCACGATCGACACCTACGAGAAGGAAAACCTGACCGAGCGCGCGCGCCAGATTGGTGCGATCATCGACGAGTTCTTCGGTGAGCTCGCGAAGAACGATGACCGCATCGGCGAGGTCCGTGGCCGCGGCGCGATGAAGGCCGTCGAGTTTGTGGTGTCCGGTTCACAGGAGCCCAACGCGGCCCTGACCGGTGCGATCGCAAAGCAGGCGGGCGAGCAGGGCGTGGTCCTGCTGACCTGCGGTACCTACGGCAACGTCGTCCGCTTCCTGCCGCCGCTCGCGATCTCCGACGAACTGCTCCGTGAGGGCCTGCAGGTCGTCGCAGACGCCCTCGCCGCCAACTGA
- a CDS encoding PucR family transcriptional regulator ligand-binding domain-containing protein — translation MTQGVSGSSYPTIELGDLLHQYALSLVVIAGAGDDTDSRLVRWVHSSELEDPTPFLPPRTVLLTTGARFSDIADQRTADAYVQRLIAADTTALGVAVGVHWDRVPATFVSACDRLGLPLFRVPYDTAFIAVTQAAARLLDARIRERDIWALESQRAVTNASLHRNGLGAAIREASSRLGGWVGITDRSGRLVEFAPQSARARVSAEWIRRETRRLIERGASAGRIGTGMDSEGSGLQMHTLGRAGRVLGSSCLRITAPPTMPNAHSWVWWPPSRRCSLSTAAGWMQRLQRCEPRSCRRCSRRITSLQPSWRLGCSPGFPGIRSSQSDSRPIVLRSVPLRKISNRSMLAAPA, via the coding sequence ATGACGCAGGGCGTTTCGGGGTCTTCCTACCCGACCATCGAACTCGGGGACCTGCTGCACCAGTACGCGCTGAGCCTCGTGGTGATTGCGGGCGCAGGAGACGACACGGACTCCCGCCTCGTGCGCTGGGTGCACAGCAGCGAGCTTGAGGATCCCACCCCTTTTCTTCCCCCGCGCACCGTGCTGCTGACCACGGGGGCCAGATTCTCCGACATCGCCGACCAGCGCACGGCCGATGCCTACGTCCAGCGCCTCATCGCTGCCGACACCACCGCGCTCGGCGTTGCCGTCGGGGTGCACTGGGATCGCGTGCCAGCCACCTTCGTGAGCGCCTGTGACCGCTTGGGCCTGCCGCTCTTTCGCGTGCCGTACGACACGGCCTTCATCGCCGTCACCCAGGCCGCGGCTCGCCTGCTCGACGCGCGCATCCGCGAGCGCGACATCTGGGCCCTCGAATCCCAGCGCGCCGTCACCAACGCGTCGCTGCATAGGAACGGACTCGGCGCCGCGATCCGCGAAGCCTCCTCGCGCTTGGGCGGCTGGGTCGGGATCACGGATCGATCCGGACGCCTGGTCGAGTTTGCGCCGCAGTCGGCCCGCGCCCGCGTGTCAGCCGAGTGGATTCGCCGCGAGACGAGGCGGTTGATCGAGCGCGGCGCGAGCGCGGGCCGGATCGGCACCGGCATGGACAGTGAGGGCTCGGGGCTGCAAATGCACACCCTGGGCCGCGCGGGGCGCGTGCTCGGGTCCTCGTGCTTGAGGATCACGGCGCCCCCGACCATGCCGAACGCGCACTCGTGGGTCTGGTGGCCGCCCTCGCGACGGTGCAGCTTGAGCACCGCAGCGGGCTGGATGCAGCGACTGCAACGCTGCGAACCGCGATCGTGCAGGCGCTGCTCGCGCAGGATCACGAGCTTGCAGCCAAGCTGGCGTCTGGGGTGCTCGCCAGGCTTCCCCGGGATCAGGTCATCGCAGTCAGATTCGCGCCCGATCGTGCTTCGCTCGGTGCCTTTGAGGAAGATCTCGAATCGCTCGATGCTGGCAGCCCCGGCATGA
- a CDS encoding PucR family transcriptional regulator produces MIRATLEDGPVILAEARHLPALRRLLLAYRVPTGVSDRGSLSEIPRLMSEAARALEHSLANEADAPVDYQPALHDGVLHLLGEHPDAAQRAAGLLAPIRNHDTRHGDTIETSLRVWLTHHGQTSPAAAELGVHRHTLRARVQTAANLLQSDLDSPDIRAELWAALRLVSENSHPSGVSQARGAAP; encoded by the coding sequence ATGATCCGCGCGACACTCGAAGACGGCCCGGTGATCCTCGCGGAGGCCCGCCATCTCCCCGCGCTGCGGCGGCTCTTGCTGGCGTATCGAGTGCCGACGGGGGTCTCGGATCGCGGATCGCTCAGCGAGATCCCTCGGCTCATGAGCGAAGCAGCGCGGGCCCTTGAGCACTCTCTCGCAAACGAAGCCGACGCGCCCGTTGACTATCAGCCGGCCCTGCACGACGGGGTGCTGCACCTTCTCGGGGAGCATCCGGATGCCGCCCAGCGCGCCGCTGGACTGTTGGCCCCGATCCGCAATCACGATACTCGGCACGGCGACACCATCGAGACGAGCCTACGCGTCTGGCTCACTCACCACGGCCAGACCAGCCCCGCCGCGGCCGAGCTCGGAGTACACCGCCACACGCTGCGCGCCCGCGTGCAGACCGCCGCGAACCTGCTGCAGAGCGATCTCGACTCCCCCGACATCCGGGCCGAGCTGTGGGCGGCTCTGCGGTTGGTGAGTGAAAACTCACACCCTAGTGGCGTGTCTCAAGCCCGGGGAGCTGCACCGTAA
- the thiL gene encoding thiamine-phosphate kinase has protein sequence MKCDEELNQTVGELGEAGVLRRILAQLVPAEAATLGPGDDCAVLRVAGPLVVTSDTMIEGPDFRSAWHSGYELGWKLAATNLSDVAAMGARPIGLTVALAVPRDTPVELLEDIMRGLNTACAELAPGCGVVGGDLGTASVITAAVTALGDMDGRPPVTRAGAQPGDQLAYAGDLGLAGLGLSLLFSDGVDADGVAHARGLEQHRRDHGALISAQLAPSPPIRLGVQASEAGATSMMDVSDSLSLDSDRLARASSAGSGQELAIDLDPELLIAAFGEQGGEFVPVEAMLAGVRITVCSRRSLLTPSCPRGSTRSEYSGNRRKRQDTSW, from the coding sequence GTGAAGTGTGATGAAGAGCTGAATCAGACCGTGGGGGAGCTGGGCGAGGCCGGTGTGCTGCGGCGGATCCTCGCACAGCTTGTGCCCGCGGAGGCTGCGACGCTCGGGCCGGGCGATGACTGTGCGGTGCTGCGCGTCGCCGGACCGCTGGTGGTGACCAGTGACACGATGATTGAGGGCCCAGACTTCCGAAGCGCCTGGCACAGCGGCTATGAACTGGGGTGGAAGCTTGCTGCCACCAACCTCTCAGACGTTGCGGCGATGGGCGCGCGGCCGATTGGGCTGACGGTCGCACTCGCGGTGCCCCGCGACACTCCCGTTGAGCTGCTCGAAGACATCATGCGCGGGCTGAATACCGCGTGCGCCGAGCTTGCGCCGGGATGCGGCGTGGTCGGTGGAGATCTGGGCACGGCGTCCGTGATCACCGCGGCGGTGACCGCGCTCGGCGACATGGACGGGCGTCCTCCGGTGACGCGCGCGGGAGCGCAGCCCGGTGACCAGCTCGCATACGCTGGCGATCTCGGACTTGCGGGCCTTGGGCTGTCGCTGCTGTTCAGCGACGGCGTGGATGCGGACGGTGTGGCCCACGCGCGTGGGCTTGAGCAGCACCGGCGGGACCACGGTGCGTTGATCTCGGCGCAGCTCGCGCCGAGTCCGCCGATCCGGCTTGGTGTCCAGGCTTCTGAAGCGGGCGCGACCTCGATGATGGACGTCTCAGACTCGCTCTCACTCGATTCCGACAGGCTCGCGCGTGCAAGCAGCGCCGGATCTGGGCAGGAGCTTGCGATTGATCTTGATCCCGAGCTGCTTATTGCGGCGTTCGGTGAGCAGGGGGGTGAGTTCGTGCCCGTCGAAGCGATGCTTGCGGGGGTGAGGATCACGGTCTGCTCGCGACGTTCCCTGCTGACGCCGAGCTGCCCGCGGGGTTCCACAAGATCGGAGTACTCCGGGAACAGGCGGAAGCGACAGGACACCTCTTGGTGA
- a CDS encoding DUF3515 family protein, translated as MSFQQASSRRVLFSTALSIAALASLLTGCSGEVPLEAAPDANNPACADVIVRLPQTVAGLERRGTNAQSTGAWGNPASVQLFCGIEPSGPTTDTCVNVNGVDWIIDESAAPIYRFEAYGRSPGLEVYVDSEKLSGTDVVTDLSAVARELPQERQCTSLADNLGM; from the coding sequence GTGAGTTTCCAACAGGCCAGTTCTCGGCGCGTGCTCTTCTCCACTGCTCTCTCTATCGCCGCTCTCGCTTCGCTCCTCACGGGGTGTTCGGGCGAGGTGCCTCTCGAAGCGGCACCCGACGCCAACAACCCAGCTTGCGCTGATGTCATCGTGCGTCTGCCACAAACCGTCGCGGGCCTTGAACGCCGCGGCACGAACGCGCAGTCGACCGGCGCCTGGGGGAACCCGGCAAGCGTGCAACTGTTCTGCGGGATCGAGCCGAGCGGCCCCACCACTGACACCTGCGTGAACGTCAACGGCGTCGACTGGATCATTGATGAGTCGGCCGCGCCAATCTACCGTTTCGAGGCGTATGGCCGCTCGCCCGGGCTTGAGGTCTATGTGGATTCGGAAAAGCTGAGCGGCACGGATGTCGTCACCGATCTGAGCGCTGTCGCCCGCGAACTCCCCCAGGAGCGCCAGTGCACGAGCCTCGCGGACAATCTCGGAATGTAG